A portion of the Pseudarthrobacter defluvii genome contains these proteins:
- the paaE gene encoding 1,2-phenylacetyl-CoA epoxidase subunit PaaE, whose translation MTVVRQTAAEEAEATGRRRPSFHTLEVKEVRRLTDDAIEVSFHVPAELAGKFDYLPGQYVALRTTLPDETGEPKEIRRSYSICAEPRSFPDGTSEIRVAIKKDLGGLFSTWANAELKAGDTLDVMSPMGAFVSKHGRDGQAVEQNVMNSMNHPEELAGEPGNFVAIAAGSGITPVIAIARTLLAANPDTRFDLIYANKAAMDVMFLEELADLKDKYPQRLAIHHVLSREQRIAPLLSGRIDAEKLQQLLGTALHADDVDEWFLCGPFELVQLCRDTLAERGVKPENVRFELFTSGKPDRPEGQAGRPVIVDESQETYKITFKLDGLQGEVASPTHARESILNAALRVRPDVPFACAGGVCGTCRAKVVTGSVTMDENYALEQDELDKGYVLTCQSHPTSKEVTVDFDV comes from the coding sequence ATGACTGTTGTCCGCCAGACCGCCGCCGAAGAGGCTGAGGCGACCGGCCGCCGTCGTCCGTCCTTCCACACCCTCGAGGTGAAGGAGGTGCGCCGGCTCACCGACGATGCCATCGAGGTCAGCTTCCATGTGCCCGCCGAGCTCGCCGGCAAGTTCGACTACCTGCCCGGCCAGTACGTGGCCCTGCGCACCACGCTGCCGGACGAGACCGGCGAGCCGAAGGAAATCCGCCGCAGCTACTCCATCTGCGCCGAGCCGCGCAGCTTCCCGGACGGCACCAGCGAGATCCGTGTGGCCATCAAGAAGGACCTGGGCGGGCTGTTCTCCACCTGGGCCAACGCCGAGCTGAAGGCGGGGGACACCCTTGACGTGATGAGCCCCATGGGCGCGTTCGTGTCCAAGCACGGCCGGGACGGGCAGGCCGTGGAGCAGAACGTCATGAACTCCATGAACCACCCCGAGGAGCTCGCGGGGGAGCCGGGCAACTTCGTGGCCATCGCGGCTGGGTCGGGCATCACCCCGGTGATCGCCATCGCCCGCACGCTGCTGGCCGCCAACCCGGACACCCGGTTCGACCTGATCTACGCCAACAAGGCCGCCATGGACGTGATGTTCCTGGAGGAGCTGGCGGACCTGAAGGACAAGTACCCGCAGCGGCTGGCCATCCACCACGTGCTGAGCCGTGAGCAGCGGATCGCGCCGCTGCTCTCCGGCCGGATCGACGCGGAGAAGCTGCAGCAGCTGCTGGGCACCGCCCTGCACGCGGACGACGTGGACGAGTGGTTCCTGTGCGGGCCGTTCGAGCTGGTGCAGCTGTGCCGGGACACCCTGGCCGAGCGCGGGGTGAAGCCGGAGAACGTCCGGTTCGAGCTGTTCACGTCCGGCAAGCCGGACCGCCCGGAGGGGCAGGCCGGCCGTCCCGTCATCGTGGACGAGAGCCAGGAGACGTACAAGATCACGTTCAAGCTGGACGGCCTGCAGGGCGAGGTGGCCAGCCCCACGCACGCCCGCGAGTCGATCCTCAACGCTGCCCTGCGGGTGCGCCCGGACGTGCCGTTCGCGTGCGCCGGGGGAGTGTGCGGCACCTGCCGGGCCAAGGTGGTGACCGGCAGCGTGACCATGGACGAGAACTACGCGCTGGAGCAGGATGAGCTGGACAAGGGCTACGTCCTGACCTGCCAGAGCCACCCCACCAGCAAGGAAGTCACGGTCGACTTCGACGTCTAA
- a CDS encoding alcohol dehydrogenase catalytic domain-containing protein, whose translation MKALVWHGEGDIRLDSVDDPTILDPNDAIVRITRSAICGTDLHFIRGTMSGMKEGTILGHEAVGEVTAVGKAVRRFAPGDRVIVSSTMSCGVCWQCRAGHTAQCDVANPNGPQAGTCFFGGPETTGPINGLQAEYARIPWASNTLTRLPDNVSDEQAILLSDIFPTAWFGAQLAGIQRGDTVAVYGAGVVGQLAIASAFRQGASRVFAVDGIETRLVQALDQNADVINFNSEDPVEALQEATQGIGVDAVIDAVGVDAQRPWAGPAAAKGEEQAEQFAQEVAEVAPSTNVQGDNWVPGNAPSQVSQWSIETVRKYGRIGIIGVYSPAMMTYPIGQAMNKNLTIRMGNCDHRSVTPPLVDLVASGVFDPTTFITQHEPISDVVDAYLNFDRREEGWLKTVLTTA comes from the coding sequence ATGAAAGCTCTTGTATGGCACGGCGAAGGCGATATCCGCCTGGACAGCGTGGACGATCCCACCATTCTCGATCCGAACGATGCCATTGTGCGCATCACCCGCAGCGCAATCTGCGGCACGGACCTGCACTTCATCCGCGGCACCATGTCCGGCATGAAGGAAGGCACCATCCTGGGGCACGAGGCTGTGGGTGAGGTGACGGCCGTAGGCAAGGCGGTGCGGCGGTTCGCGCCCGGGGACCGCGTTATTGTGTCCTCCACGATGTCCTGCGGCGTGTGCTGGCAGTGCCGCGCCGGGCATACGGCGCAGTGCGACGTTGCCAACCCGAACGGCCCGCAGGCGGGGACCTGCTTCTTCGGCGGCCCCGAGACCACTGGACCAATTAACGGGCTGCAGGCGGAGTACGCGCGGATTCCGTGGGCCTCGAACACCTTGACCAGGCTGCCGGACAACGTCAGCGACGAGCAGGCCATCCTGCTCTCGGACATCTTCCCCACGGCCTGGTTCGGCGCGCAACTGGCCGGCATCCAGCGCGGCGACACGGTGGCCGTGTACGGCGCGGGCGTTGTGGGGCAGCTGGCGATTGCGTCAGCTTTCCGGCAGGGTGCGTCGCGGGTGTTCGCGGTGGATGGGATCGAGACCCGGCTGGTCCAAGCGCTCGACCAGAACGCGGACGTCATCAACTTCAACAGCGAAGACCCGGTGGAGGCCCTGCAGGAGGCAACGCAGGGAATCGGCGTGGACGCGGTGATCGATGCCGTGGGCGTCGATGCGCAGCGGCCCTGGGCCGGGCCCGCAGCCGCCAAGGGCGAGGAGCAGGCGGAACAGTTCGCGCAGGAAGTGGCCGAGGTTGCCCCTTCCACGAACGTGCAGGGCGATAACTGGGTGCCGGGGAACGCGCCGTCGCAGGTTTCGCAGTGGAGCATCGAGACGGTGCGGAAGTACGGCCGGATCGGGATCATCGGCGTGTACAGCCCGGCGATGATGACGTATCCCATTGGCCAGGCGATGAACAAGAACCTGACCATCCGGATGGGCAACTGCGACCACCGCTCGGTCACGCCGCCGCTGGTGGACCTGGTGGCGTCCGGCGTCTTCGACCCCACCACGTTCATCACCCAGCACGAACCGATCAGCGATGTGGTGGATGCCTACCTGAACTTCGACCGGCGCGAGGAAGGCTGGCTGAAGACGGTGCTGACCACCGCATAG
- the paaA gene encoding 1,2-phenylacetyl-CoA epoxidase subunit PaaA, with protein MAAQNLQSVPVELTAGTSETAEAAGQAHFDRIIAEDSRIEPRDWMPAAYRKTLLRQVSQHAHSEIIGMQPEANWISRAPSLKRKAILMAKVQDEAGHGLYLYSAAETLGQSRDKMMDDLIAGKARYSSIFNYPALTWADMGAIGWLVDGAAICNQVPLCRASYGPYGRAMVRICKEESFHQRQGFEILLELSNGTPEQKQMAQDAVNRWYAPALMMFGPPDDDSPNSKQSMAWNIKRFSNDELRSRFVGMMVEQVRVLGLTLPDDQVRFNEDTRKWEHGPLDWHEFQEVLAGRGPCNAQRLERRRAAHDDGAWVREAAAAYAAKQSAKMQKEHAA; from the coding sequence ATGGCAGCGCAGAACTTGCAGTCAGTGCCGGTCGAGCTAACGGCTGGAACCAGCGAAACAGCAGAGGCGGCAGGCCAGGCCCACTTCGACCGGATCATCGCCGAGGACTCGCGCATCGAGCCCCGCGACTGGATGCCCGCCGCCTACCGCAAGACCCTGCTGCGCCAGGTGAGCCAGCACGCGCACTCGGAAATCATCGGCATGCAGCCGGAGGCCAACTGGATCTCAAGGGCCCCCAGCCTGAAGCGCAAGGCCATCCTCATGGCCAAGGTCCAGGACGAGGCCGGCCACGGGCTCTACCTCTACTCGGCCGCCGAAACGCTGGGCCAGTCCCGGGACAAGATGATGGACGACCTCATCGCCGGCAAGGCCCGCTACTCCAGCATCTTCAACTACCCCGCGCTCACCTGGGCGGACATGGGTGCCATCGGCTGGCTGGTGGACGGCGCAGCCATCTGCAACCAGGTCCCGCTGTGCCGCGCGTCGTACGGCCCCTACGGCCGGGCCATGGTCCGCATCTGCAAGGAGGAGTCGTTCCACCAGCGCCAGGGTTTCGAGATCCTGCTGGAGCTCTCCAACGGCACCCCCGAGCAGAAGCAGATGGCCCAGGACGCCGTGAACCGCTGGTACGCCCCGGCCCTGATGATGTTCGGCCCGCCGGATGACGATTCACCCAACTCCAAGCAGTCCATGGCCTGGAACATCAAGCGGTTCAGCAATGACGAGCTCCGCAGCCGCTTCGTCGGCATGATGGTGGAGCAGGTCCGGGTCCTGGGCCTCACCCTCCCCGATGACCAGGTCCGCTTCAACGAGGACACCAGGAAGTGGGAGCACGGCCCCCTGGACTGGCATGAGTTCCAGGAAGTCCTGGCCGGCCGCGGTCCCTGCAACGCCCAGCGCCTTGAGCGCCGGAGGGCAGCGCACGACGACGGCGCCTGGGTCAGGGAAGCAGCCGCGGCTTACGCAGCAAAACAGTCAGCAAAGATGCAGAAGGAACACGCAGCATGA
- the paaD gene encoding 1,2-phenylacetyl-CoA epoxidase subunit PaaD, protein MVDIYVSDFEAKRTTPAQPSGEKRAWDIAATVVDPEIPVLTIADLGILRDVQVTDTGQVKVTITPTYSGCPAMDAIRDDLHTAFKKEGYADVHVDLVLAPAWTTDWMTEAGKQKLQEYGIAPPSGNSRAGGHSGPIRLSLAVKCPQCNSLNTKELTRFGSTSCKALYVCQDCKEPFDYFKVL, encoded by the coding sequence ATCGTGGACATCTACGTCAGCGACTTCGAGGCGAAGCGCACGACGCCGGCACAACCGTCGGGGGAGAAGCGCGCCTGGGACATCGCGGCCACCGTGGTGGACCCGGAGATCCCGGTGCTCACCATCGCGGACCTGGGGATCCTGCGGGACGTGCAGGTGACGGACACCGGACAAGTGAAGGTCACCATCACCCCCACGTACTCGGGCTGCCCGGCCATGGACGCCATCCGTGACGACCTCCACACCGCCTTCAAGAAGGAAGGCTACGCGGACGTGCACGTGGACCTGGTCTTGGCCCCGGCGTGGACCACGGACTGGATGACGGAGGCCGGCAAGCAGAAGCTGCAGGAGTACGGCATCGCCCCGCCCAGCGGCAACTCCCGCGCCGGCGGCCACTCCGGCCCCATCCGGCTGAGCCTGGCCGTGAAGTGCCCGCAGTGCAACAGCCTCAACACCAAGGAACTCACCCGCTTTGGTTCCACGTCCTGCAAGGCGCTGTATGTGTGCCAGGACTGCAAGGAACCGTTCGACTACTTCAAAGTCCTGTAA
- a CDS encoding phosphatase PAP2 family protein, whose translation MHGSAHDDRLNQHTTPTAPPAVGTQFRALPQPRHWLPVGIVLCAAVVVLGLTVQLVPGDTTAELGVDQNLSLHHVAMLTAVAMGINLLFGPVVGLALIVAAALGIWLFRRDLVTAVAFGLTACSGWVASEAFKLLFARQRPNPALLFDPLAPETGSNSFPSGHVSFAVALAFALYFLARRTRWAKPVAVTGAAVALIVAWSRLYVGVHYPTDVAASFFAASAAAVLLAGLWNRFAPALVERVPATVLRPFNRA comes from the coding sequence ATGCACGGATCAGCCCACGACGACCGCCTAAACCAGCACACCACGCCCACGGCACCCCCGGCCGTCGGCACCCAGTTCCGGGCACTCCCCCAGCCCCGACACTGGCTGCCGGTGGGCATCGTGCTGTGCGCCGCCGTCGTGGTGCTGGGCCTTACCGTGCAATTGGTCCCCGGCGACACAACCGCAGAACTGGGTGTTGACCAAAACCTCAGCCTGCACCATGTTGCCATGCTGACCGCGGTGGCGATGGGGATCAACCTGCTGTTCGGCCCGGTGGTGGGCCTGGCGCTCATCGTGGCGGCCGCCCTGGGCATCTGGCTGTTCCGGCGTGACCTGGTGACCGCCGTCGCGTTCGGGCTGACCGCGTGCTCGGGCTGGGTGGCGAGCGAAGCCTTCAAGCTCCTGTTCGCCCGGCAGCGGCCCAACCCCGCACTGCTGTTCGACCCCCTGGCGCCGGAAACCGGATCCAACAGCTTCCCCAGCGGACACGTCAGCTTCGCCGTGGCCCTGGCCTTCGCGCTGTATTTCCTGGCCCGCCGGACCCGCTGGGCAAAGCCGGTTGCCGTAACCGGGGCCGCCGTGGCGCTGATCGTCGCCTGGTCCCGGCTGTACGTGGGGGTCCACTATCCCACCGACGTCGCGGCCTCCTTCTTTGCCGCCAGCGCCGCCGCCGTCCTGCTCGCCGGGCTCTGGAACCGCTTTGCCCCGGCCCTGGTGGAACGCGTTCCGGCCACGGTCCTCCGCCCCTTCAACCGGGCATAA
- a CDS encoding response regulator transcription factor — protein sequence MTTGEGPALLLVEDDPVLGPLIAELLEPDFTVRLAANGQEGLHLGLTQPWAAMVIDRGLPVMDGLSLIAALRAKGIGTPILVLTALGDTDEKVRGLDAGANDYLTKPFDGGELAARLRALTRTYGPPAGQGPSAGPVSIGSWEFHPASRAVRSLYGDLVTLTAKEAEVLAALAAEPERVFTRDELLAAHFQETDQPGVIDTYVHHLRRKIDRTVIRTVHGVGYQIGEPS from the coding sequence ATGACGACAGGTGAGGGGCCGGCCCTGCTGCTGGTGGAGGACGATCCCGTCCTGGGTCCGCTGATTGCCGAGCTGCTGGAGCCGGACTTCACGGTCCGGCTCGCGGCCAACGGGCAGGAGGGCCTGCACCTGGGGCTGACGCAGCCGTGGGCCGCGATGGTGATAGACCGCGGCCTGCCCGTCATGGACGGACTCAGCCTCATCGCCGCCCTGCGGGCCAAGGGCATCGGCACCCCCATCCTCGTCCTGACCGCGCTGGGCGACACGGATGAAAAGGTCCGCGGCCTGGACGCGGGTGCCAATGATTACCTGACAAAACCGTTCGACGGCGGCGAGCTGGCTGCGCGCCTGCGCGCACTGACGCGAACCTACGGTCCGCCCGCTGGGCAGGGTCCGTCCGCTGGGCCGGTGAGCATCGGCAGCTGGGAATTCCATCCGGCGTCGCGCGCTGTCCGTTCCCTGTACGGCGATCTGGTGACGTTGACCGCGAAGGAGGCCGAGGTGCTGGCCGCGCTGGCGGCGGAGCCGGAGCGGGTGTTTACCCGGGACGAGCTGCTCGCCGCGCATTTCCAGGAGACGGACCAGCCCGGCGTGATCGACACCTACGTCCACCACCTGCGCCGCAAGATCGATAGGACCGTGATCCGCACTGTCCACGGCGTTGGCTACCAGATTGGTGAGCCGTCATGA
- the paaC gene encoding 1,2-phenylacetyl-CoA epoxidase subunit PaaC, whose amino-acid sequence MSPQAPEAAASTTGHGDISTGVAGGDSNASATRITPGNALRPEDIALEVKTGLAKPTEDVAEYALRLGDDALILAQRLGHWISRAPELEEDIALGNIALDQLGHARSFLTYAGAGMPSEDGTARSEDDLAYFRREHEFRSVQLFEQPNGDFAATIARQFVVSYYQYELYRRLTESTDATLAAIAAKAVKEVDYHRDHSTQWVLRLAGGTDESRTRMIHGLRTMWPYVNELFQDDELTEKLAQAGAAVAPSSLREDFDRLIADVLKEAELEVPDVPPAPGGGRQGRHSEYLGYILAEMQVLAREHPGASW is encoded by the coding sequence GTGAGCCCCCAGGCACCCGAAGCCGCCGCATCCACCACAGGGCACGGCGACATCTCCACCGGCGTGGCCGGCGGCGACTCCAACGCCTCTGCCACCCGGATCACGCCCGGCAACGCCCTCCGCCCGGAGGACATCGCCCTCGAGGTCAAGACCGGCCTCGCCAAGCCCACCGAGGATGTCGCGGAGTACGCACTGAGGCTCGGCGACGACGCCCTCATCCTCGCCCAGCGCCTGGGCCACTGGATCTCCCGCGCACCGGAGCTGGAGGAGGACATCGCCCTGGGCAACATCGCCCTGGACCAGCTGGGCCACGCCCGCAGCTTCCTCACCTACGCCGGCGCCGGGATGCCCAGTGAGGACGGCACGGCCAGGTCCGAGGATGACCTGGCCTACTTCCGCCGCGAGCACGAGTTCCGCAGCGTCCAGCTGTTCGAGCAGCCCAACGGGGACTTTGCGGCCACCATCGCCCGCCAGTTCGTGGTGAGCTACTACCAGTACGAGCTCTACCGCCGCCTCACCGAATCCACGGACGCCACCCTGGCCGCCATCGCCGCGAAGGCCGTGAAGGAGGTGGACTACCACCGTGACCACAGCACCCAATGGGTCCTGCGCCTGGCCGGCGGCACGGACGAGTCCCGCACCCGGATGATCCACGGCCTGCGCACCATGTGGCCGTACGTCAACGAACTGTTCCAGGACGACGAACTGACCGAAAAGCTCGCCCAGGCGGGCGCCGCCGTCGCGCCTTCCAGCCTGCGGGAGGACTTTGACCGCCTGATCGCGGACGTCCTCAAGGAAGCCGAGCTGGAGGTCCCGGACGTGCCACCAGCCCCGGGCGGCGGCCGGCAGGGCAGGCACTCGGAGTACCTCGGCTACATCCTCGCGGAGATGCAGGTGCTGGCCCGCGAGCATCCCGGGGCGAGCTGGTGA
- a CDS encoding MIP/aquaporin family protein: protein MSDVTPLRNAVRNGSGLKRLGGTWGELLAEFLGTFVLIAFGDGVVAMAVAALPGSGRAQTSTTIFMAAGDWLLIAWGWALAVALAVYVAGGVSGAHINPAVTIAFAVRRKFPWRKVGPYIVAQVVGAFAGAALVYLLYYNAIDAYNKAVGTGRGDAKGLATYSIFATFPAPYFNGNAVGPLVDQIVGTAFLVMFVVAIIDMRNTAVQANLGPFMIGLAVAAIGISLGANAGYAINPARDFGPRLFAWMAGWGQTALPGTVDGAFSWYFWVPIVGPVVGGVIGVLIYDWFIGDVLDARARTQESTPPGRAGGETPPATGAATSVPETRTTPKRRAA from the coding sequence ATGAGTGATGTCACTCCACTGAGAAATGCGGTCCGCAATGGCAGCGGGCTCAAGCGATTGGGTGGAACCTGGGGCGAGCTGCTTGCGGAGTTCCTGGGCACGTTCGTGCTGATCGCGTTCGGCGACGGCGTGGTGGCCATGGCGGTCGCCGCGTTGCCCGGATCGGGCCGTGCCCAAACATCCACCACCATCTTCATGGCCGCGGGCGACTGGTTGCTCATTGCCTGGGGATGGGCCCTGGCCGTGGCGCTGGCCGTGTACGTGGCCGGCGGCGTCAGCGGCGCCCACATCAACCCGGCCGTGACGATTGCCTTTGCGGTCCGCCGCAAGTTCCCGTGGCGCAAAGTGGGCCCGTACATCGTGGCCCAGGTGGTGGGGGCTTTCGCCGGCGCGGCGCTGGTGTACCTGCTGTACTACAACGCCATCGACGCCTACAACAAAGCCGTGGGCACGGGCCGGGGCGACGCGAAGGGCCTGGCCACCTACTCCATCTTCGCCACGTTCCCGGCGCCCTACTTCAACGGAAACGCCGTCGGACCACTGGTTGACCAGATCGTGGGCACGGCGTTCCTGGTGATGTTCGTCGTGGCCATCATCGACATGCGCAACACGGCCGTCCAGGCCAACCTGGGCCCGTTCATGATCGGGCTCGCGGTGGCCGCCATCGGCATCTCCCTCGGCGCCAACGCCGGCTACGCCATCAACCCGGCCCGTGATTTCGGCCCGCGCCTCTTCGCGTGGATGGCCGGATGGGGCCAAACGGCGCTGCCTGGCACAGTGGACGGGGCGTTCAGTTGGTACTTCTGGGTGCCCATTGTCGGCCCGGTGGTCGGCGGCGTGATCGGCGTGCTGATCTACGACTGGTTCATCGGCGACGTCCTCGACGCCCGCGCACGGACGCAGGAATCCACGCCTCCGGGCCGCGCCGGCGGCGAAACGCCTCCCGCCACCGGGGCTGCCACTTCCGTGCCGGAGACACGGACCACCCCGAAGCGCAGGGCCGCCTGA
- the paaB gene encoding 1,2-phenylacetyl-CoA epoxidase subunit PaaB, with protein MSPHGNPETPASSATEINREAPKASPVVEPTEAKAPTVQAAPAVNHHDRSTWGLWEVFVRSSRGLSHVHAGSLHAPDAAMALRNARDLYTRRNEGVSIWVVPADAIAASDPDSKGSFFESPQGKDYRHATYYTKSEGVKHL; from the coding sequence ATGAGCCCGCACGGCAACCCCGAAACCCCGGCCAGCTCGGCCACCGAGATCAACCGCGAGGCCCCCAAGGCAAGCCCGGTGGTTGAGCCCACCGAAGCCAAGGCCCCTACCGTTCAGGCAGCTCCGGCAGTCAATCACCACGACCGCTCCACCTGGGGCCTCTGGGAGGTCTTCGTCCGCTCCAGCCGCGGCCTGAGCCATGTCCACGCCGGCAGCCTGCACGCCCCGGACGCCGCCATGGCCCTCCGCAACGCGCGCGACCTCTACACCCGCCGCAATGAGGGCGTCTCCATCTGGGTTGTCCCGGCCGACGCCATCGCCGCCAGCGACCCCGATTCCAAGGGCTCCTTCTTCGAGTCGCCCCAGGGCAAGGACTACCGGCACGCCACGTACTACACCAAGAGCGAAGGGGTGAAGCACCTGTGA
- a CDS encoding DedA family protein, with product MHSVLIPLAAAAGSPSLLDPAGLLEGFGPAALGVIAAMVFIESGVLFPFLPGDSLLFTAGLLHQQLNLALPLLIGVITAAAIGGDQVGYLLGRKFGRRWFKDDARILKTAHLTVTEEFFRRHGGAAVVLARFVPMVRTFAPVTAGIARYEYKAFTLWNMAGALAWATSVTLLGTWLGHYAIIANNIDVIAVVMVLVSVVPWIVEYLKRRRKAKLAAADRVDDGVEAAAEE from the coding sequence ATGCACAGCGTCCTGATACCTCTGGCAGCGGCCGCGGGTTCTCCCTCCCTGCTGGATCCCGCCGGGCTGCTTGAGGGCTTTGGCCCGGCCGCACTGGGCGTCATCGCCGCGATGGTGTTCATCGAATCCGGCGTGCTGTTCCCGTTCCTGCCGGGCGATTCCCTCCTCTTCACCGCCGGGCTCCTGCACCAGCAGCTGAACCTGGCACTGCCCCTGTTGATCGGCGTGATCACCGCGGCCGCGATCGGCGGCGACCAGGTGGGGTACCTGCTGGGGCGCAAATTCGGCCGCCGCTGGTTCAAGGACGATGCCCGCATCCTCAAAACGGCGCACCTGACCGTCACGGAAGAGTTCTTCCGCCGCCATGGAGGCGCCGCCGTCGTACTGGCCCGTTTTGTGCCCATGGTGCGCACCTTCGCGCCGGTCACCGCCGGTATTGCCCGCTACGAATACAAGGCGTTCACGCTCTGGAACATGGCGGGCGCCCTGGCATGGGCGACGTCGGTGACCCTCCTGGGGACGTGGCTGGGACACTACGCGATCATCGCCAACAACATCGACGTCATTGCCGTGGTGATGGTCCTGGTCTCCGTGGTGCCGTGGATTGTGGAGTATTTGAAGCGCAGGCGGAAGGCAAAGCTGGCGGCTGCGGACCGCGTTGACGACGGCGTTGAGGCGGCTGCGGAAGAATAG
- a CDS encoding type IV toxin-antitoxin system AbiEi family antitoxin domain-containing protein, with translation MTDLPPFLLSRDRILHGLSANDLAKRVRSGALVRVRHGVYVDGPTWRAMKPWKQYRVRVQAAGETFEKPTIFARHSSASVWDIPFIGQDHPVQALTLKNDGGRSRAGVSRHFAARAGLRVVKLEGLLVTDRVRTVLDLAAFNPFAEAIAPLDHVLRPDPARQLPALTKAELEAGISQIYSRAAARRIRAAIAFADPASASAGESWSRALIHVAGFEPPVLQQRFTDAAGLVGYSDFYWKDSGIVGEFDGEEKYVKPEFLKGRTTSEAVLAEKNRENRLRSLGFRVERWDWADLAAAGTLERKLAAAGVARRRTRSAVFDAQNLP, from the coding sequence ATGACCGATCTCCCGCCGTTCCTGCTGTCCCGGGACCGCATCCTCCACGGGCTCAGCGCCAACGATCTGGCCAAGCGCGTCCGGTCCGGCGCCCTGGTGCGGGTCCGGCACGGCGTGTATGTCGACGGGCCCACGTGGCGGGCCATGAAGCCCTGGAAGCAGTACCGCGTCCGGGTGCAGGCCGCCGGTGAAACCTTTGAGAAGCCCACAATTTTCGCCCGGCACTCCTCGGCGAGCGTGTGGGACATCCCGTTCATCGGGCAGGACCACCCCGTGCAGGCCCTCACGTTGAAGAACGACGGCGGGAGGTCACGTGCCGGAGTCAGCCGCCACTTCGCTGCCCGGGCAGGCCTGAGGGTGGTCAAGCTGGAGGGGCTCCTGGTCACCGACCGCGTCCGGACCGTCCTGGACCTGGCGGCCTTCAACCCCTTCGCCGAAGCCATCGCACCGCTGGATCATGTGCTGCGGCCGGACCCGGCCCGTCAATTGCCTGCCCTGACCAAGGCCGAACTGGAGGCGGGCATCAGTCAGATCTATTCCAGGGCAGCGGCGCGCAGGATCCGCGCCGCTATCGCCTTTGCCGATCCCGCATCTGCTTCAGCGGGCGAGTCCTGGAGCCGCGCCCTGATCCACGTGGCCGGCTTCGAACCCCCGGTCCTCCAGCAGCGCTTCACGGACGCCGCCGGACTGGTGGGGTACTCGGATTTCTACTGGAAGGACTCGGGGATCGTTGGTGAGTTCGACGGCGAGGAGAAGTACGTCAAACCCGAGTTCCTCAAAGGCAGGACCACATCCGAGGCGGTCCTGGCTGAGAAGAATCGCGAAAACCGGCTCCGGTCTTTGGGATTCCGCGTCGAGCGGTGGGATTGGGCGGACCTCGCTGCGGCCGGAACGCTGGAACGGAAGCTTGCGGCGGCAGGTGTGGCCCGGCGTCGTACGCGTTCCGCTGTTTTCGACGCGCAAAACCTCCCGTGA
- a CDS encoding sensor histidine kinase encodes MTGSVSRSPAASGDPDREVLRRASLKVALRISAGVAALVLILLAAATAFLMYKLAHPVQPASEPGRPYTYLDSGDLIEGMILAGLAGIVLAGFVGWLSARSAIRPLGEALARQRRFVQDASHELRTPLAILDTRIQLAQRKAEPGSEPALALAKIREDTSTLTGIVNELLLAATGSVSGPEVAPVDVALAAESAAGSLQDLARQRGVRLTFDGGGPALVRIDPSSFRRAVLALADNALGHTPAGGSISITAVVEGSRALVRVADSGSGISGVDPDRIFDRFVRASAPGDSQGRRSFGIGLALVREIASAAGGTVKVARTGPDGTTMELALPLA; translated from the coding sequence ATGACTGGTTCCGTTTCACGCTCCCCTGCCGCTTCCGGCGACCCGGACCGGGAGGTCCTGCGCCGCGCGTCCCTGAAGGTAGCACTGCGGATCAGCGCCGGGGTTGCCGCGCTGGTGCTGATCCTCCTGGCCGCGGCCACCGCCTTTCTGATGTACAAGCTCGCGCATCCGGTGCAGCCTGCTTCCGAACCTGGAAGGCCGTACACGTACCTCGACTCCGGGGACCTGATTGAGGGCATGATCCTGGCGGGCCTGGCGGGCATCGTGCTGGCCGGCTTTGTGGGCTGGTTGAGCGCGCGCAGCGCCATCCGGCCGCTGGGCGAGGCGCTGGCCCGGCAGCGGCGGTTCGTCCAGGACGCCAGCCACGAACTGCGCACCCCCCTGGCCATCCTGGACACCCGCATCCAGCTGGCGCAGCGGAAAGCCGAACCTGGGTCTGAGCCTGCGCTCGCCCTGGCGAAGATCCGGGAGGACACGTCCACGCTGACCGGGATCGTGAACGAGCTGCTCCTGGCCGCGACCGGTTCCGTTTCCGGGCCGGAGGTGGCGCCGGTGGACGTGGCCCTGGCAGCCGAGTCTGCTGCCGGGAGCCTTCAGGATCTTGCCCGCCAGCGGGGCGTCCGATTAACCTTCGACGGCGGCGGGCCTGCTTTAGTGCGGATCGATCCCAGTTCGTTCCGGCGTGCCGTACTGGCCCTGGCCGACAACGCGTTGGGGCACACACCGGCGGGCGGGAGCATCAGCATCACCGCTGTTGTTGAAGGTTCCCGGGCGCTGGTCCGTGTGGCCGACTCGGGATCCGGCATTAGCGGGGTGGACCCGGACCGGATCTTCGACCGCTTTGTCCGCGCCTCCGCGCCTGGTGATTCGCAGGGCCGGCGGAGCTTCGGGATCGGGCTGGCCCTGGTCCGCGAGATCGCGTCCGCGGCCGGCGGTACCGTGAAGGTGGCCCGCACCGGCCCGGACGGGACCACGATGGAACTGGCGCTGCCTTTGGCCTGA